The region TGCTCATCTTCTTTGGGTAGCCACCAACCGTATAAAAATTTTTTATTCATATTACAGTTTTTAATATTATTTTTGTATTCTTAAAGGTTCTAATTTTTGTTTTTTTCGAATAGCTATCACTGAATCAAAAAATTCTACTGAATAAATAAAATGGCTAATATCATAATAATAATTCTTACTCTCCCTCTGCTCTCTCGGAATTTTAAATCTTTGGCGTGATTGTGGGTCCATATAGTCAAGATTTAATCTTTCTGATATGCCTTTGAAATAATCATATAAACCAATACCAAAAAAAGATTCTTGATGTAATGGAGAGTAATTGGTATGAGTATCCTCTATTAGATATACCCCTCCATCATTTAAAAATTGAAATAATCTTGTAAAAGTAAATATCATATCCGATTGAAGATGAGAGCCGTCATCAATGATTACGTCAAATTTTTTATTATGCTCAGAAACAATTTTGTTTAATATTTTTTCGTCAGATTGTGACCCAATAAAAATATTTACATTACTGAGGATGTTGGATAGGTTTGCGCATTGCTTATCTATATCTAATCCCGATATTAAAGATTTAGGAGAGAATAATTTCTGTGCAACTTCTAAGGACCCACCATTTTGAATACCAATTTCTAAAAAGCTTATTTTTTTCTCGTAAAATTTTGAGAGACAATGATCATAAATTTCAAAGTAATGTTCCCATTTGTCAGATTTTAATTTTCTAGATTGGCTCCAAATGTCAGAATATTTTTTCATTTAAAAATATTACACCCTTAAAGTATATTTTGAATTTTATTTTAATAAAAATAATGGTGGTGATGGAGAGACTTGAACTCTCGACCTCAGGATTATGAATCCTGCGCTCTAACCACCTGAGCTACATCACCAATAAACAATAAGCGTGAGATTATATTTTCATAACTTGTTAAAGTCAAAGTGTTACTAAACGTTAAATCTAAAATGAACAATATCACCGTCTTTAAGAATATAATCCTTTCCTTCAAGGCGGAGCTTACCAGCTTCTTTTGCTTTTTGTTCACCAAAAAAATCAATATAGTCTTGATATGAAATAACTTCTGCTTTTATAAAGCCTTTCTCAAAATCTGTATGAATCACACCTGCTCCCTCAGGAGCTGTTGCGCCAATTTTAACGGTCCATGCACGAACCTCTTTAACCCCAGCTGTAAAGTATGTTTGTAGACCTAAGAGTGAATAGGAGGCCCTGATTAATCTATTTAGACCTGGTTCTTCCAATCCCAACTCTGTAAGAAAAATTTCTTTTTCTTCATCTTCTAGGTCAGCGATATCTGATTCTATTTTTGCACAAACTGTTACAACAGGAATATCAAGCTTTTTTGCATAAGTGCTTAATTCATCTAATGAAGAATTATTTTCAAAGCCATTTTCATCTACATTAGCGACAAACATTATTGGTTTAATTGTGATTAGGCAAAGTGGTTTAATCAATACAATCTCTTCTGCCGTCATTTCTAATGTTGATGCAAGGTTACCTTCATTAAAAACTATCTGAATTTTTTTGTACAATTCTAATAACTTTTGGGAATCTTTATCACCTGATTTTGATTTTTTTGACTCTTTTTGGATAGCTTTATCAAGTGTCTCAATATCAGATAAAATTAATTCAGTATTAATAGTTTCAATATCAGATATAGGGTTGATGTGTCCTGAAACATGAATAATATTTTCATCATCAAAACATCGAACTACATGCATTATTGCATCAGTCTCTCTAATATTAGCTAAAAATTTATTGCCTAAACCCTCACCTTTAGAAGCGCCTGACAC is a window of Methylophilales bacterium DNA encoding:
- a CDS encoding class I SAM-dependent methyltransferase, producing the protein MKKYSDIWSQSRKLKSDKWEHYFEIYDHCLSKFYEKKISFLEIGIQNGGSLEVAQKLFSPKSLISGLDIDKQCANLSNILSNVNIFIGSQSDEKILNKIVSEHNKKFDVIIDDGSHLQSDMIFTFTRLFQFLNDGGVYLIEDTHTNYSPLHQESFFGIGLYDYFKGISERLNLDYMDPQSRQRFKIPREQRESKNYYYDISHFIYSVEFFDSVIAIRKKQKLEPLRIQK
- the ychF gene encoding redox-regulated ATPase YchF, whose amino-acid sequence is MKCGIVGLPNVGKSTLFNAITKAGIDAENYPFCTIEPNIGIVEVPDQRISKLENIVSPEKTQPATVELVDIAGLVSGASKGEGLGNKFLANIRETDAIMHVVRCFDDENIIHVSGHINPISDIETINTELILSDIETLDKAIQKESKKSKSGDKDSQKLLELYKKIQIVFNEGNLASTLEMTAEEIVLIKPLCLITIKPIMFVANVDENGFENNSSLDELSTYAKKLDIPVVTVCAKIESDIADLEDEEKEIFLTELGLEEPGLNRLIRASYSLLGLQTYFTAGVKEVRAWTVKIGATAPEGAGVIHTDFEKGFIKAEVISYQDYIDFFGEQKAKEAGKLRLEGKDYILKDGDIVHFRFNV